The sequence CCTCAGACTTTTCATTCCCCATTCTTGACACTGATCTTTTCCCTTCTGACTTCCTCTACTTGCCAGTTCTGACCTTCATTCTTCTTGTCACTAAGAGTAGAGAACATCACCATTGTATTTCACTGCCACTCCCTGAATCTGATGATCGCTCAGTCCTTTATTCTCTAGCACCAAGGGAAAAGCTACCAGAagatcatgtgggatcttcatccTTACTCACGAAGGAAGGAGTCCTGGAGCAGAGGCACTTACCTTTCTACTCCAAGTTCCCAGATGGCAGTTCTTATAGAGAGGGGAGTGAGTACTAAGCTGACCCAAAGTGGCCCATTTCCAGAAGTCTTATAAAGGAAGTGATGCAGGGGCTGACAGAGTGTGTCTTAGTGCTCTCTCTGTATTTGGGAGCTAATAAGCCCTTAGGGGCCCTAAAAATGATACACTCCCCAGGGATTGCACAAGAAGCCAGAGGCAGACAAACAACCTCAGTCCTTCAGTCCTTAAGGGTTTCTCTCATCTGCCGAGTATTTTGGACTTTATTAAAGGAACATTAGAGTCACAACTTCATTCCAGGCTCCTACTGCTCCTGAGAAAAGGATACAGTTTCCATATTACTGATGGGAAAAATAAGAACCAGAGGGCTTAGTTGACTTGGCAAAGCCAGAGAGGGTGTCCCTAGTAGAGCTCAGGCTGGATTCCAGATTCACTGATTCTGgtactgtttctttcatttattttctacactgggttttttttaaggcatgcttttaaaagtttggggtcaacatgtacacactgcttatttaaaatagataaccaacaaggatctgctGTAACAATGCAAGGAACTCTGGTCAATGCCATGTGGCAGGCTAGATGGGAGGGGAGCCtgagggagaatggacacatggttgggtcactttgttgtgcacctgaaactatcacaacatttttaatcggctatattccaacataaaataaaaagctaaaaaaagtaATGCAAGCATAAAAAAGCAATTGCAAAATTACagagctgaaaaaaaaagttaacttgaGGTATGATTTTAATTGTGAAGTTTGATGAGCTTCGATGAAATATATAGTCATGTATCTACCACTTCCATCAATATATAGAACACTTCAACTGCTCCAAAAACTTCCCTTCTGCACCTTTGCAGGCAGTCCCCTCTCCAGACCATAGCCATGGCAACCTCTGATCTGATTTCTTTCCCtatggttttgcttttttcatagtgtcacataaatggaatcacacattatgtagactttttaaataattggatTCATTCTATTAGCATGATCCTTCAGAGAGTCATGCATGTTGGTAGCACTAGTAGTACATTTCACCAAGTCATATTCCATGTATTGCAATTTGCTAAGCTATTTATCAGTTAATGAACATTTGGATTACTTCCAGATTTTAGCCCTtacaaataaagatatatatatttatttatttataaataaagatataaatatgttCAGACAATTATTTGTGTGGAGACATGTTATCATTTTTCCTTGGAAAATACCTTGCAGTATAGCTGCTGAAACATATGTAAGtggatgtttaattttaaaagaaactgtcaaactgttttccaaagtggctgtaccactttGAATTCTTcccagcaatgaatgagattgCCAGTTGTTCATCAACACTTAATATCATCAGTCTTTTTAATATTAGTCCTCTCGATTAGGTATGCAATAGTAACTATTGTGGTTTAACtttgtatttccttaatgatattgagcatcttttcatgtgcttatttaccATCCGTATGTcattgattatttatttaaataacttgctccccctcaataaaaaattagttgtttttctacttcttattgagctatttttaaaaatatattttattaaatataaaggaTACTTGCCTTTAATCCATGTTTTGCAAATAGTTCCCCAGTCTGTGACTTATATTTTCATAAACCGTGTCCTTTGTATAACTGACATTTACATTTTTGATGATATCcaattcatcatttttttcttttacgaTTCATGACTTTTGTATCTAAGGAATTTTGGGGTTGGTTTGCAAACTGGCCCCACACAGAGAAGGcaaggagagacagaggcagaccaCTCCAGATTGGCAGGTAATGTTTTTCCTGCTAAATTTTAGGTGCTCAATGAAAGTTTTTGGAATCAATTAATACTTTAACAAAATTACACTTTTATGGACAGAGGTCAGGTTTTGTTTAATGCCAGGTCCAATTTAGTGACAATTCTGTACCTCTTTTCTTCTCCCTAGATAGTGCCTAACTGTTGAGACCATCTTccttaaaataagacaatgtgtgtgtgtgtgtgtgtgtgtgtgtgtgtgtgtgtgtgtgtgtactcagtcgttcagtcatgtctggctctttgtgaccccatggactgtagtgtagCCCATccggctcctctctctatgggatctccaggcaggaatactggagtgggttgccatttccttcttcaggggatcttcccaacccagagatcgaatccacttctcttgtatctcctgcattggcaggcagattctttaccactgagccacctgggaacccccaaAATTAGACAATAATTCATCCTATTGACATTACTTGAGTGCCTTGTGTGCTAGTAGAATTTCCTATAAGTTGAGGGTtcagaaagaatcagaaaattcTAGGAAACACACATACATTACAGATCAAAACTTTTTCAACAGTGACGAAAGCTAGAACATCAAAGGTCTGGATCAGGGATAACAAACTACAGTGCCTACAAGGGCAAAGCAAATGGTGTGGTGAGTTGGAAGCTGGCAAGTTGGAGGGTGCTGGCCCTCTCTAATGAGGTCTGTAGAAATTTAGTCCTAGATGACTGCTGACAAGGATGTGGGTTCACTGTTGACAGATTTCATTCTATCAGAGCTGAAAACCAcgtgtgcttggttgctcagtcgtggccgactctctgtgaccccatggaccgtacccgccaggctcccctgtccttgggattctccaggcaagaatactggagtgggttgccatccctcctccaggggatcttcccaacccagggattgaatccagatctcccttattgcaggcggcttttttactgctgagccaccagggaagcctcctgatTACTTTTAAGTCTCATAAACTACATGTACAGGTACAGCTGGGGGTCTAAAAACCGGTGAACTCGATAAAGCACacaaaaatgtttcctttctgttgcttttctaaATGTAAATATTCCTGACTATCAGAATAATAAATTCACACAGAACCTTTTTCCCAAAGTTCCAAGTGGTGTGTTTAAGTATCAGAGATTCTCCAGAGCCAGCTGCAGCAATTTGAGCGTATACTCACTAACCCCTATCTGTGGGACATGCCTTCTTGGCCTCCTGAATCACTCTGGATAAATCTGCCTCCTGGCAAGGGAAATTTAGCTTTCTGTTTCacacagttctatttttaaaaacaaaacaaaactcttaaGCTATAAAATAAGACTTTAGTAATTAAAGTGATATACCTTGTTCCAGGTTGGGAAAATCAACAATACAAAGGTGTCAGTTCTTCCTAAATGTATACATTGACACTGTGTTAGTAGAAATTtacaaacagattttaaaaattaattggaagGATGATTATAAGTAGTTGCAGGAATGAGTATGGCAAAGACAGACCAACACCAGGGAAATAAAACTAATAAGAAATATCTTAACAACTACATATTAACTTCTGTTTTAATACCATAATGATTAAGAAGAGCAAAAGAGAGTCCAACAACAGACCCCAAACTAGAAGGATATTTAGTCGATAGTGAACGAGTGATTTTATATCAGTGGGGGAAAAATCAATGAATCTAttcctttgaaaattaaataaaggtTCTTTCtaggttcattgcagcactccATCCAACAAGATTATTTCAACCAAAGCACATTCACTAAGAGAAAGTTGTAAAATCCATTTTATTCTATCCATTCAAAGGAATGCTTTGCAATCTAGAAAAAGATGAGTAAGATTTCTATTAAATGTCATGGAAAGATATCCATCTATGTTATTCTGTTATTACTATGTTATCACtacattattaaatgaaaaaagcaggttattctatttttacaaatatatattaggTACAAGCTTTTTAAACAATTATagactaaatataaaaatgactatCTTTGAAATAAACTTATgagtaattttattcttttcaaattttctaattttttaataagcatgcatttttattgcattatgtaaaaagatgtttaaagctataaatggaataaatgaagTGGTTTTCTCCTTTTAGCAACGCAGAAGGAGAGTTCGGTTCAGGTTCATGTCCAAGAAGGCAAAGAtctccagtcagtcagtcagggAGACTTTTTCAGGTGAGCTGAAACTCTTTAATTACTGTTATTACacatattttttgttattgtcaGCCCAATATTTTACCTCATCTCTATGGTTTTTCTAAACAATGCCTTGTCCCTTGGATTTTGGTTTTaaactttgttctctttttgTTGGTTTATTTGCTGAAGTCAGTCTTCAGCAATTCCTCTACCAGCCTCTTCCAGCTGCTCTGGAACAAACTGtaaatttattaaagaaacaaaacttcttactccatgtttttttaaaaaatatttttctataacactgaccttccttttcttttatccCCTCTTTCTTGTCTGTCCCATCcatcccactttacagatacCCTTCTTCTTAGGAATGATGTATTACTTTTAAGAGGCAGTAGAGACAATGCCCACCTAGATTTAAATCACAGCTCTGACATtctttagctgtgtgactttgggcaagttacttaacttctctgaggttTGGTTTCCTAATCTGTAATTTGTAAATCTGTGCCTGCTTCATAGTGTTGTTctgagggttaaatgagttaatagatGTCAGTCACTTAGAAGAGTGGCCTGGCACATGATAATCATGATATAAGTAACAGCTACTATTGTTTTTATTGTACTTTCCTTTCTAAGCCAGTTTCTGATTTGATTTCACCATGTTCACACTCCATTTGTACTAATTGCAGTACCTCTTGGAAGCAGTAAGTGGAGCCATGATATTCTTTAAGGACAGAGCAAGAGATCTCACGTGGGGGACTGTCTACGGGTGAACACCCGTCTCAGGGCTCCCTGCACATCGGGGTTCCGGAGACTGTAGATGAcggggttcagcatggggctgATGATGGTGTTGAGGATGCCAATGCCCTTGTCCTTGTCTGAAGCCTCCACTGAGCCCAGCCGCATGTAGCTGAAGACACCTGTGCCATAGAAGATGCCCACCACGGTGAGGTGGGAGCCACATGTGGAGAAGGCTTTCTTTCTGCCCTCCGCTGAGCGGATCCGCAGGACTGCGGCTGCCACGTGCCCATAGGACACAGTGATGAGGACCAAGGGGGCCACACCCATGAAGGCTGCTGCTACAAAGAGCAACTGCTCGTTGAGCTGGGTGCTGGAGCAGGAGAGCTGGAAGAGCTGCGGGAGGTCACAGTAGAAGTGGTTGATCACATTGGGACCACAGAAGTTGAGAGTAGATACAGTCACAGTTTGAGTcagtgcattggagaaggaaaagacgcAGGACACGCCGGCCAGGGCTCGCTGGACTCCCCAGCTCATGCGGGTGCTGTAGGTGAGGGGCTGGCAGATGGCCAGGTAGCGGTCGTAGGCCATGACGGTCAGCAGGAAGCAGTCCACCCCGGCCAGGAGGTGGAAGAAGAAGAGCTGCGAGAGGCAGGACCGATAGAGAATGCTTCTGTTATTGGACATGAAATGCCCCAGCATGGCAGGGACAGTGACACTGATGCACCCGACATCCAGCAGGGACAAGTTccccaggaagaagtacatgggggtgtggagtttGGGTTCAGCGAGGATGGCAGCCAGGATGCTGAAATTGCCCCCCACAGTAGCTACATAAGCGAGAAGGAAGATGATGAAGAGGATGGGCCGTAGAGCTGGGGTCTTCGTGAGGCCCAGCAGGACAAACTCAGTGACAACTGACTCATTTCCTGAGGCTCCCGGATCCATGACTCTCTCCCACCGGCAGTGGAACCAAGTAAAGCTAGAAGGTGCCGATGGTGACAAATGGAGAATCAGACcttttttaaactggagtataattgctttacaatgttgtgttagtttcttctgcaacaaaataaatcagctatatgtatacatatatcccctccctctggggtctccctcccatcccaccctccatcacccctctaggtcatcacagagcacccagttTGGGCTCCAAAGTATTGACCTTCTACTgaatgagaaaaatgtaaaaggagCTTTTGAGCAGCGTGAGTTTCCAGGCTTAAATCCAGGTGGGGTGATTGGATACCCAGCTCAGCTGCCTCCCTGGATGCCCAGTTGAGCTCTCTCACAGGCCAGATAAGCAGACACCAAGGCTCCGAAttctcttctccaactccaccACCACTTGGCTTCTTGCTCTTCTGTCTCCTGGTTCTAACTGCGTATCATCCAACACACATACTATCATGGACCTGGTGGCCACGTGAGGCTAAAGTCTTTTATGGTGCTGTGTCCTGCCCACATGCTTGATCACTTAGGTAATGTCTTCCTTTTCCCACCCCTGGGTGGTCACACACAGTGATCCACCACAACCTCTGGCTGAAGGATGGATGTTGAAGTCACTCACATGGAGTCTACTTCAAATGGGAAGAGGCTGGGGTTGGAGCTTCCTGGGCatggggtagggtgggggtgggaggtgggcaaAAGGCATAAGGCATGAGCAGAGGAAAATGTTTTCTAATGATTAATGTTGAGAATAAAATCAAGTCCACAACAGATCAACCTCCATCTAATGGTCTGACCTTTTCTGCATGGACGTGTTCTGACCATCAGCTCCACCTCTCCAGATAGGAACTGGTTTTCATTCTAAATCTGCTCTGGACTTAACTATCTGGTAACAGCCTTGCTTCCCTCCAAGTTGGTGAGACTTTAAACCTTGGTTAAAACTGACTTCTCCCTGTCTCTAACCTTTACATTCAAGGGACTGAGTCCCACTAGTTATTTTCAGAAGGGAGAAGCTGTTATTTTGCTTGTATGAAATCCAAGTTGGGAGCATGCAGTGAGGGGTCTTGGCACCCACCCAGTCAAAGGGCTGAACACAACTTGGGCAAACAGCAGGGGACAGTCATGCTGGCCCAAAGACCTTCAAGCAGGGATAGCTTATGAAGGACACAGAGACAAGGAGATAAACAACTCACGTGACATCACGCTCACAGTGGGATTTTTCTCCGCCCAATTGTTACCCTGGAGGCATCAGAAATTAGACTTTCCAGGGGGAGCCAAAGCTGGATAAACAGACATAATGATCTCTagtgtctttaaaatgttttgaacttttctgaaaatgtttccaAGTATGACCTTCATGGACACggcaacattcattcatttatttaacaaaaatatttttgagcaaTTACTGAGACTTTCTTTTtaagtctctctttttttgtaaattttaaacttttaattttatattggagtacagccaattgacaatgttgtgaGAGTTTCGGGTTCACAGCAAAGTGACCCAGCCATATCCATCCTCCCCAAAATTCTCTCCCATCCAGCTTGCCACATGACAAtaagcagagttccccgtgctatatagtaggtccttgttttgttaccattttaaatataatagcgGGTACATGCTGATCCCAAACTTCTGCCTatccctttcccccatccttctccCCCTCAAAACCATCTCAGCACTTCATGGAGTTAAAATAAATCTCAGAGAGTCTTAAAAGGCAATTAAGCTTACACTGCATTGGAGGTGGAGTTGGGACTTTGGATTTCTGACTTCAGTCTACCATCTTGGGAGAGGAGAAGCAGTGACTTGCAACATCCTAGCCTGGCCTGCCAcgtggggctgggggcggggggagttggAGCAGGATTTGCTCCTATCTCACCCCCTCCATTATTTCACAAGGTCGCCTCACACATCCTGTCACTACTGCCATCCTCAAACCCGGCTCTTCCTCTAGTGTCAAACAAATATCTTGCCCTTCCTCCACTCCTGTACCTTACTCCAGACCCTCTACTGTCCCGACCCTAAATGTTTTTGAGCTTTGTGCCCTCAACTTCATGAGTGAAGATAAAGGTTTGGAGTATCTTCTAGACCAGGACCACTCTACTTTTGCTCCTAAAGTGGCCtgaggcatttaaaaaatattaataattcctAATTAATGTCAGAGTCACTTCTTTCTCGGTGTGCTTTTGGAGATATTTAACTTCCCGAGAAGCACTCTGGTGTGGTGGACCAGCCCTCTTCTTGCTATGTCTCAGCAGTTCAGGACATCGTTTTCACTTTAGTTTCTTCTAATCCCAGCTGGCTGTTGAGTCTGACTTCACTGGGCCACTTTGGTGATGAAATAAAGTGATCTGGATCTCAATTTTAactccaaaaaagaaagaaagaaaaagagaatgcttTCCCACTGGCTCTCATTAGCGAGTTTGAGAGAAGTTCTTTGCAGGATCAATGGAAGAGCCTCACAGTGACTCAGGACTGCCAGAGGCCAAGGAGACATTGACAGGGAAATAGAATGACTTGACATCTCTACTGACAGCTGTCCACAGAAGGGAACTTCATGATTCCAGAACCCAAATTGAACCTTTTACTATCTTGCTATCTTGCTACAAGTCTAGACTTCAGCTCCCAGCTAGATAAAAAATGCTATAATGTCTCTCTTTCTGATTATTGTTTATTTCACTAATAATGCTTTaggcattcatttttattttgaacatgtttcataaataaaacaCTTATATAACAGTGTTGCATAAGCTATGGTATTCTCAGTTTGAGGATGAGTTACTTCACCTTAGAAGTTAGACAAATATGGCAGTGAGGGAAGATCTTACTGAGGTCAGTTTGCATGCGGGATGGAAGAGCCTCCCAGAAGAGGGTTCAGGGCACTGCCTTGCCCGAGTCCAAGCATGCAG comes from Muntiacus reevesi chromosome 18, mMunRee1.1, whole genome shotgun sequence and encodes:
- the LOC136149910 gene encoding putative olfactory receptor 3A4; the protein is MDPGASGNESVVTEFVLLGLTKTPALRPILFIIFLLAYVATVGGNFSILAAILAEPKLHTPMYFFLGNLSLLDVGCISVTVPAMLGHFMSNNRSILYRSCLSQLFFFHLLAGVDCFLLTVMAYDRYLAICQPLTYSTRMSWGVQRALAGVSCVFSFSNALTQTVTVSTLNFCGPNVINHFYCDLPQLFQLSCSSTQLNEQLLFVAAAFMGVAPLVLITVSYGHVAAAVLRIRSAEGRKKAFSTCGSHLTVVGIFYGTGVFSYMRLGSVEASDKDKGIGILNTIISPMLNPVIYSLRNPDVQGALRRVFTRRQSPT